One Bradyrhizobium sp. CCGB12 genomic window carries:
- the flgG gene encoding flagellar basal-body rod protein FlgG, whose amino-acid sequence MQALHTAATGMAAQELNVQVISNNIANLRTTGFKKQTASFQDLIYEHVRRVGAQASDQGTIVPVGVDIGGGVKTVGTPRSMTQGTLSQTGNDLDLAVSGEGFFKILMPDGTYQYTRDGTFQMDNQGRVVTAQGNPVQPTITIPNNASGLAVNEQGQVSVTLPGSSTSTILGQIGLTRFINKAGLQPVGSNQFTETPSSGPPQDGTATAEGYGKITQGSLEQANVDVVSEMSDLIAAQRAYEMNAKVISAADQMMQSTTALFR is encoded by the coding sequence ATGCAGGCGCTTCACACCGCAGCGACCGGAATGGCGGCACAGGAACTCAACGTTCAGGTGATCTCCAACAACATCGCGAACCTTCGCACCACCGGCTTCAAGAAGCAGACCGCGTCGTTCCAGGACCTGATCTACGAACACGTGCGCCGCGTCGGCGCGCAGGCCTCCGACCAAGGCACCATCGTGCCGGTCGGCGTCGACATCGGTGGCGGCGTCAAGACCGTCGGCACGCCGCGCAGCATGACGCAGGGCACGCTGTCGCAGACCGGCAACGATCTCGACCTCGCCGTCTCGGGCGAAGGCTTCTTCAAGATCCTGATGCCTGACGGCACCTACCAGTACACCCGCGACGGCACCTTCCAGATGGACAATCAGGGCCGCGTCGTCACCGCACAGGGCAACCCGGTGCAGCCGACCATCACCATCCCGAACAACGCATCGGGCCTCGCCGTCAACGAGCAGGGCCAGGTCTCGGTGACGCTGCCGGGCTCGTCGACCTCGACCATTCTCGGCCAGATCGGCCTGACCCGCTTCATCAACAAGGCCGGCCTCCAGCCCGTCGGCAGCAATCAGTTCACCGAGACGCCCTCCTCCGGCCCGCCCCAGGACGGCACCGCGACCGCCGAAGGTTACGGCAAGATCACGCAAGGCAGCCTCGAGCAGGCCAATGTCGACGTCGTCTCCGAGATGAGCGACCTGATCGCGGCCCAGCGCGCCTATGAGATGAACGCCAAGGTGATCAGCGCCGCCGACCAGATGATGCAATCGACCACGGCACTGTT
- the flgF gene encoding flagellar basal-body rod protein FlgF, which produces MQNALLIGLSRQMTLERQMDVIANNVANANTNGFKADHSLFEEYLNSNAREDNFMGPDRRVSYVQDRGTFRDVGQGPMEATNNPLDMAIDGNAYFAVQANGGERYTRDGKFSLNSTGQLVTSDGSLVLGTGGPITFQPTDHDINVAPDGTVTVLEGTAKTDSIRGKIRMASFDDPTKLTKLGANLYDVGSAVQQPDTRSTVRQGYVEKSNVNSVGEMTRMVEVMRSYTAIANLLQQQSDLHKSAIEKLADVPA; this is translated from the coding sequence ATGCAGAACGCGCTTCTGATCGGCTTGTCACGGCAGATGACGTTGGAACGGCAGATGGATGTCATCGCCAACAACGTCGCCAATGCCAACACCAACGGCTTCAAGGCCGACCATTCGCTGTTCGAGGAGTACCTCAACTCGAACGCGCGTGAAGACAATTTCATGGGCCCGGACCGGCGCGTCTCCTATGTGCAGGACCGCGGCACCTTCCGCGACGTCGGCCAGGGGCCGATGGAGGCGACCAACAACCCGCTCGACATGGCGATCGACGGCAACGCCTATTTCGCGGTGCAGGCCAATGGCGGCGAGCGTTACACCCGCGACGGCAAATTCTCGCTCAACAGCACCGGCCAGCTCGTCACCTCCGACGGCAGCCTCGTGCTCGGCACCGGCGGCCCGATCACCTTCCAGCCGACCGACCACGACATCAACGTCGCACCCGACGGCACCGTCACGGTGCTCGAGGGCACGGCGAAGACCGACTCGATCCGCGGCAAGATCCGCATGGCCTCGTTCGACGATCCGACCAAGCTGACCAAACTCGGGGCCAATCTCTATGACGTGGGCTCCGCCGTCCAGCAGCCCGACACCCGGTCCACCGTGCGCCAGGGCTATGTCGAGAAGTCGAACGTCAATTCGGTCGGCGAGATGACCCGCATGGTCGAAGTCATGCGCAGCTACACCGCCATCGCCAATCTGCTCCAGCAGCAGAGCGACCTCCACAAATCGGCGATCGAGAAGCTCGCCGACGTTCCGGCCTGA
- the fliL gene encoding flagellar basal body-associated protein FliL → MAENEAEGGAATEGAEAAPPKNKLKLIIIAVGVLAILGGGAATWFFFFRHGHDEHHAEAAPPPKPPAFVDVPDMMVNLAGAPGERVQYLRLKIVLELKEEKQVEAIKPTMPRVTDIFQTYVRELRPSDLNGSAGIFRLKEELTKRVNAAVAPVQVSAVLFKEVVVQ, encoded by the coding sequence ATGGCAGAGAATGAAGCGGAAGGCGGCGCAGCCACTGAGGGCGCGGAAGCTGCACCGCCCAAGAACAAGCTCAAGCTGATCATCATCGCCGTCGGCGTGCTGGCCATTCTCGGCGGCGGCGCGGCGACCTGGTTCTTCTTCTTCCGTCACGGCCATGACGAGCATCACGCCGAGGCGGCGCCGCCGCCGAAGCCGCCGGCCTTCGTCGACGTGCCCGACATGATGGTCAACCTCGCCGGCGCGCCGGGCGAGCGCGTGCAATATCTGCGGCTGAAGATCGTGCTGGAACTGAAGGAAGAGAAGCAGGTCGAGGCGATCAAGCCGACGATGCCGCGCGTCACCGACATCTTCCAGACCTATGTGCGCGAACTGCGCCCCTCCGACCTCAACGGCTCCGCCGGCATTTTCCGCCTCAAGGAGGAGTTGACCAAGCGCGTCAACGCCGCGGTCGCCCCGGTCCAGGTCAGCGCGGTACTGTTCAAGGAAGTCGTGGTGCAGTGA